One genomic region from Stutzerimonas decontaminans encodes:
- the cydB gene encoding cytochrome d ubiquinol oxidase subunit II — translation MFDYEVLKLIWWVLIGVLLIGFALTDGFDMGAMALMPFVGKTDHERRAAINTIAPHWDGNQVWFITAGGALFAAWPMVYAVAFSGLYWAMLLVLFALFCRPVGFDYRSKVEDPRWRSAWDWALFVGGAVPALVFGVAFGNLFLGLPFQLDELMRSTYQGSFFALLNPFALLCGIVSLSMLSAHGGAWLMLRTDGALAERSRQATRLCALVFLLGFVAAGLWLALGIQGFTQLSVTDPGAALNPLLDKQVAQDNAGWLGNYSRYPIMLIAPVAGIVGALLALLGSSRNSGGVSFVGTSLMIVGSICTAGFALFPFVFPSSLDPASSLTIWDAVSSKKTLGIMFVVACIFVPLILCYTLWSYIRMWGRINQKTIEANPHGLY, via the coding sequence ATGTTCGATTACGAGGTTCTCAAGCTCATCTGGTGGGTGCTGATCGGCGTGCTGCTGATCGGCTTCGCCCTGACCGATGGCTTCGATATGGGCGCCATGGCGCTGATGCCCTTCGTCGGCAAGACCGACCACGAGCGGCGCGCGGCGATCAATACCATCGCTCCGCACTGGGATGGCAATCAGGTGTGGTTCATCACGGCCGGCGGGGCGTTGTTCGCCGCCTGGCCAATGGTCTACGCGGTGGCCTTTTCCGGGTTGTACTGGGCGATGCTGCTGGTGCTGTTCGCGCTGTTCTGCCGGCCGGTGGGCTTCGACTATCGCAGCAAGGTGGAAGACCCCCGCTGGCGCAGCGCATGGGACTGGGCGCTATTCGTCGGTGGGGCGGTGCCGGCGCTGGTTTTCGGTGTGGCCTTCGGCAATCTGTTCCTCGGCCTGCCGTTCCAGCTGGATGAGCTGATGCGCTCTACCTACCAGGGCTCCTTCTTCGCGTTGCTCAACCCGTTCGCGCTGCTGTGCGGCATCGTCAGTCTGAGCATGCTTAGCGCCCACGGTGGCGCCTGGCTGATGTTGCGCACCGACGGCGCCCTGGCCGAGCGCTCGCGGCAGGCCACTCGCCTGTGTGCACTGGTGTTCCTGCTTGGTTTCGTCGCCGCTGGCCTGTGGCTGGCGCTGGGGATTCAGGGCTTCACACAATTGTCGGTCACCGATCCGGGCGCGGCACTCAATCCATTGCTGGATAAGCAGGTCGCACAGGATAACGCTGGCTGGCTGGGCAACTACAGCCGCTATCCAATCATGCTGATCGCGCCAGTCGCCGGGATCGTCGGTGCACTGCTGGCCCTGCTCGGCTCCAGCCGCAACAGTGGTGGGGTCAGCTTCGTCGGAACCAGTCTGATGATCGTCGGCAGCATCTGCACGGCCGGCTTCGCGCTGTTTCCCTTCGTCTTTCCGTCGAGCCTTGATCCCGCGTCGAGCCTGACCATCTGGGATGCGGTTTCGAGCAAAAAGACCCTGGGCATCATGTTCGTCGTGGCCTGCATCTTCGTGCCGCTGATTCTCTGCTACACGCTGTGGAGCTACATCCGCATGTGGGGCCGGATCAATCAGAAGACCATCGAAGCCAACCCTCACGGCCTGTACTGA
- a CDS encoding cytochrome ubiquinol oxidase subunit I, with amino-acid sequence MISESVVDLSRLQFAMTAMYHFLFVPLTLGLAFLLAIMESVYVMTGKQVYQDMTKFWGKLFGINFALGVTTGLTMEFQFGTNWAYYSHYVGDIFGAPLAIEGLMAFFLESTFIGLFFFGWDRLSRVQHLAVTWLVALGSNLSALWILIANGWMQNPVGSEFNFETMRMELVDFGALLFNPVAQVKFVHTVSAGYVTGAIFVLAISSFYLLKKRDLGFARRSFAIAAVFGLASTISVIILGDESGYEIGDVQKVKLAAIEAEWETHPAPAGFTLFGLPNQQEMRTDYEVKIPYALGLIATRSVDEEVKGIKQLIAEHELRIRNGMLAYERLQVLRSGDKSAEAIAAFNEVKQDLGYGLLLKKYTADVVDASEEQIKLAALDTIPNVFSLFWTFRVMVAAGFLMLVLFALASWASIKRNAETKPWLLKFALFSLPLPWIAAQTGWYVAEHGRQPWSIAEVLPTHLSTSTLAAGDIWGSLIALVAFYSLLLVIEMFLMIRFARLGPSSLHTGRYHFELETAAANQVQRLRDAVTRPAVSKDAPTEPTAV; translated from the coding sequence ATGATCTCGGAAAGCGTTGTCGATCTATCACGCCTGCAATTCGCCATGACGGCGATGTATCACTTTCTCTTCGTGCCGTTGACCCTGGGGCTGGCCTTTCTGCTGGCCATCATGGAATCGGTCTATGTCATGACCGGCAAGCAGGTCTATCAGGACATGACCAAGTTCTGGGGCAAGCTGTTCGGCATCAACTTCGCTCTGGGCGTCACCACCGGGTTGACCATGGAGTTCCAGTTCGGCACCAACTGGGCCTACTACAGCCACTATGTCGGTGACATCTTCGGTGCGCCGCTGGCCATCGAAGGGCTGATGGCGTTCTTCCTCGAATCCACCTTCATCGGCCTGTTCTTCTTCGGCTGGGATCGGCTCTCCAGGGTGCAGCACCTCGCGGTGACCTGGCTGGTGGCGCTGGGTTCGAATCTCTCGGCGCTGTGGATCCTCATCGCCAATGGCTGGATGCAGAACCCGGTCGGCTCGGAGTTCAACTTCGAAACCATGCGCATGGAGCTGGTGGATTTCGGCGCGCTGCTGTTCAACCCGGTGGCGCAGGTCAAGTTCGTCCACACCGTTTCGGCCGGCTACGTCACCGGTGCGATCTTCGTGCTGGCGATTTCTTCCTTCTATCTGTTGAAGAAGCGCGACCTGGGCTTCGCTCGCCGGTCGTTCGCCATCGCCGCGGTGTTCGGCCTGGCCTCGACCATCTCAGTGATCATCCTCGGCGACGAGTCCGGCTACGAGATCGGTGACGTGCAGAAGGTCAAGCTGGCCGCCATCGAGGCCGAGTGGGAAACCCACCCGGCGCCTGCAGGCTTCACCCTGTTCGGCCTGCCCAATCAGCAGGAGATGCGCACCGACTACGAGGTGAAGATTCCCTACGCGTTGGGGCTGATCGCCACGCGCTCGGTGGACGAGGAGGTCAAGGGCATCAAGCAGCTGATCGCCGAGCACGAGCTGCGCATCCGCAACGGCATGCTCGCCTACGAGCGGCTGCAGGTGCTGCGTAGCGGCGACAAGTCGGCCGAAGCCATCGCCGCGTTCAACGAGGTCAAGCAGGACCTGGGTTACGGCCTGCTGCTGAAGAAGTACACCGCGGATGTGGTCGATGCCAGCGAGGAGCAGATCAAGCTGGCTGCGCTGGATACCATTCCCAATGTGTTTAGCCTGTTCTGGACCTTCCGCGTGATGGTCGCTGCCGGCTTCCTCATGCTGGTGCTGTTCGCCCTGGCGAGCTGGGCCTCGATCAAGCGCAATGCCGAGACCAAGCCCTGGTTGCTGAAGTTCGCCTTGTTCAGCCTGCCGCTGCCGTGGATTGCCGCGCAAACCGGCTGGTACGTCGCCGAGCATGGTCGTCAGCCCTGGTCGATCGCCGAGGTGCTGCCGACCCACTTGTCCACATCTACGCTGGCCGCAGGGGATATTTGGGGCTCGCTGATCGCCCTGGTGGCCTTCTACAGCCTGCTGCTGGTGATCGAGATGTTCCTGATGATCCGCTTCGCACGGCTCGGCCCAAGCAGCCTGCATACCGGGCGCTATCACTTCGAGCTCGAGACGGCTGCCGCCAATCAGGTACAGCGGCTCCGTGATGCAGTCACCAGGCCGGCAGTTAGCAAAGACGCCCCTACTGAACCTACCGCCGTGTGA
- the cydP gene encoding cytochrome oxidase putative small subunit CydP: MFKSSLRRDVVLVVLVKVAILMIIKNVWFDAPSIPENGSVRVADHLLDSRGSNPEGGPR, from the coding sequence ATGTTCAAGTCATCGCTCAGGCGAGACGTCGTGCTGGTAGTGCTGGTCAAGGTCGCGATCCTCATGATTATAAAAAACGTCTGGTTCGATGCTCCCAGCATTCCCGAGAACGGTTCGGTGCGCGTTGCCGACCATTTGCTTGATTCGCGGGGTTCGAACCCCGAGGGAGGGCCGAGATGA
- a CDS encoding putative natural product biosynthesis protein, which yields MTMMERFTRADSRVSYRLPFPDYPSNARNFVHLDAKLLPYWHALFDVCPQLLKLDPPDGLAIFRQFMTWAYGCQLALDWTFHLSVCRWLLASGYRDLIEPEHIEAMMLAAAARWVASDDSPAIGIVLGWRGSSEHVFDWKPRVRQGGRPLAAEAEELPPAPWDFAWSPMSSTAGNGFRRWLRVP from the coding sequence ATGACTATGATGGAACGATTCACCCGCGCCGATAGCCGCGTCAGCTACCGGCTGCCCTTCCCGGACTATCCCAGCAACGCCCGAAACTTCGTCCATCTGGACGCCAAGCTCTTGCCGTACTGGCACGCTCTGTTCGACGTCTGCCCGCAGCTGCTCAAGCTCGACCCTCCCGATGGGCTGGCGATCTTCCGCCAGTTCATGACCTGGGCCTATGGCTGTCAGCTAGCGCTGGACTGGACCTTCCACCTCAGCGTCTGCCGCTGGTTGCTGGCTTCCGGATACCGCGACCTGATCGAGCCGGAGCATATCGAGGCCATGATGCTCGCCGCCGCGGCGCGCTGGGTCGCCAGCGATGACAGTCCGGCAATCGGCATCGTGCTTGGCTGGCGCGGCAGCAGCGAGCATGTGTTCGACTGGAAGCCGCGGGTGCGGCAGGGCGGACGACCGCTCGCCGCCGAGGCAGAGGAGTTGCCGCCGGCGCCATGGGACTTCGCCTGGAGCCCGATGTCGAGCACCGCGGGCAACGGGTTTCGTCGTTGGTTGCGTGTGCCATGA
- a CDS encoding DUF2946 domain-containing protein, whose product MTIIKDKRAQIVWVLLTCILLNAFVCSLNHATHVGFGLAMGQDAFCVTGDDGGTSIAALPSDAHDLSQHALDCPLCSSVFLAIVVLFALAWLGRRTANATPPPPLERHGPRHHWPALNPRAP is encoded by the coding sequence ATGACCATCATCAAAGACAAGCGTGCGCAGATCGTATGGGTGCTTCTCACCTGCATCCTGCTCAATGCTTTTGTCTGCAGTCTGAACCATGCCACTCACGTGGGCTTCGGGCTGGCCATGGGGCAGGACGCTTTCTGCGTGACTGGTGATGATGGCGGCACAAGCATCGCTGCGCTGCCCTCCGACGCCCACGACTTGTCGCAACATGCCCTCGACTGCCCGCTGTGCAGTTCGGTCTTTCTCGCGATCGTAGTGCTGTTCGCTCTGGCCTGGCTGGGCCGTCGAACGGCAAACGCGACGCCGCCACCACCGCTTGAGCGCCATGGCCCGCGCCACCATTGGCCGGCCCTAAACCCGCGCGCCCCCTGA
- a CDS encoding DNA-3-methyladenine glycosylase I: MHDYKWLHEYCLNRFGSSAALEARLPQPNSADELRSVSDDRYLSLISLRIFRAGLKHSLVDAKWPAFEQAFFGFDPEKVVLMGEHIERLMQDTRLIRHLGKLKSVPRNAQFVLDVAKEKGSFGNLLADWPSSDIVGLWRYLAKHGSQLGGLSAPRLLRMAGKDTFVPSNDVVAALKAQHIVDKVPSSQRDQAAVQAAFNRWHAESGRPLCQLSAMLAFTVNH; encoded by the coding sequence ATGCATGACTACAAATGGCTGCACGAATACTGCCTCAACCGCTTCGGCTCGTCCGCGGCACTGGAGGCACGGCTGCCGCAACCGAACAGTGCCGATGAGTTGCGTAGCGTTTCGGATGATCGCTACCTCTCGCTGATCAGCCTGCGCATCTTCCGTGCCGGCCTCAAGCACAGCCTGGTGGATGCCAAGTGGCCGGCGTTCGAGCAGGCCTTCTTCGGCTTCGATCCGGAAAAGGTGGTGCTGATGGGCGAGCACATCGAACGACTGATGCAGGACACCCGGCTGATCCGCCATCTCGGCAAGCTGAAGAGCGTGCCGCGCAACGCGCAATTCGTGCTCGATGTGGCCAAGGAAAAGGGGAGCTTCGGCAACCTGCTGGCCGACTGGCCGAGCAGCGATATCGTCGGCCTGTGGCGCTACCTGGCCAAACATGGCAGTCAGCTCGGCGGCCTATCGGCGCCGCGGCTGTTGCGCATGGCGGGCAAGGACACCTTCGTCCCCAGCAATGACGTGGTCGCCGCCCTCAAGGCGCAGCACATCGTCGACAAGGTGCCCAGCAGTCAACGTGATCAGGCGGCGGTACAGGCGGCGTTCAACCGGTGGCACGCCGAAAGCGGCCGCCCGCTTTGTCAGTTGTCGGCAATGCTGGCGTTTACCGTCAACCATTGA
- a CDS encoding 3-deoxy-7-phosphoheptulonate synthase yields the protein MNASATVLAKQPAATAEASVARRSAQPLPSPAVLRQRLPLSDALAARIHNDRNAIRAVLDGRDPRLLVVVGPCSLHDPVAALEYAERLAALAPEVSDQLLLVMRAYVEKPRTTVGWKGLVYDPHLDGSGNMAEGLHLSRRLMLDVLETGLPIATELLQPMAAGYFDDLLGWAAIGARTSESQIHRELVSGLDLPVGFKNGTDGGLGIACDAMRSAEHPHQHFGIDDLGHPALLQTRGNPDTHLVLRGGHGAPNYDADSVAAARRALEKQGIAPRIMVDCSHANSGKNPLRQPEVLESVIAQRLAGDASLRGVMLESHLFDGCQPLSGELRYGVSITDGCLGWTATEQMLRQAAQSLRG from the coding sequence ATGAATGCATCCGCCACCGTACTTGCCAAACAACCCGCCGCCACCGCCGAAGCCAGCGTCGCCCGCCGCAGCGCGCAGCCGCTGCCCAGCCCCGCCGTTCTGCGCCAGCGTCTGCCCTTGAGCGACGCCCTTGCCGCACGCATCCATAACGACCGCAACGCCATCCGCGCGGTGCTCGATGGCCGCGACCCGCGCCTGCTGGTCGTCGTCGGGCCCTGTTCCCTGCACGATCCTGTCGCCGCGCTCGAGTACGCCGAGCGTCTCGCCGCGCTCGCGCCCGAAGTCAGCGACCAGCTACTGCTGGTGATGCGTGCCTATGTGGAAAAGCCGCGCACTACGGTCGGCTGGAAAGGCCTGGTCTACGACCCGCACCTGGACGGCAGCGGCAACATGGCCGAGGGGTTGCACCTGTCGCGCCGCCTGATGCTGGATGTTCTTGAGACCGGCCTGCCCATCGCCACCGAGCTGTTGCAGCCGATGGCTGCCGGGTACTTCGACGATCTGCTCGGCTGGGCCGCGATTGGTGCGCGTACCAGTGAATCGCAGATTCATCGTGAGCTGGTCAGCGGGCTGGACCTGCCGGTGGGCTTCAAGAATGGCACCGATGGCGGCCTGGGCATCGCCTGCGACGCCATGCGTTCAGCGGAACATCCGCACCAGCACTTCGGCATCGACGACCTCGGCCACCCAGCGCTGTTGCAGACCCGTGGCAATCCGGATACCCACCTGGTCCTGCGCGGCGGCCATGGCGCACCCAACTACGACGCGGACAGTGTCGCTGCTGCTCGTCGCGCGCTGGAGAAGCAGGGCATCGCGCCGCGCATCATGGTCGATTGCAGTCATGCCAACAGCGGCAAGAATCCGCTGCGCCAGCCAGAAGTGCTGGAGTCGGTCATCGCACAGCGCCTGGCCGGCGACGCTAGCCTGCGCGGTGTAATGCTCGAAAGCCACCTGTTCGATGGCTGCCAGCCGCTGTCCGGTGAGTTGCGCTACGGCGTGTCGATCACCGACGGCTGCCTGGGCTGGACGGCCACTGAGCAAATGCTGCGGCAGGCGGCACAAAGCCTGCGCGGCTGA
- the ttcA gene encoding tRNA 2-thiocytidine(32) synthetase TtcA, whose translation MGNLSVNQNKLQKRLRRLAGEAVTDFNMIEDGDKVMVCLSGGKDSYTMLDVLLYLQKVAPIKFEIVAVNMDQKQPGFPEHVLPEYLKSIGVEYHIIEKDTYSVVKEKIPEGKTTCSLCSRLRRGTLYTFADEIGATKMALGHHRDDILETFFLNMFYGGTLKAMPPKLLSDDGRNVVIRPLAYCNEADIEAYSKMKEFPIIPCNLCGSQENLQRQVVKEMLQEWERKSPGRTEIMFRALQNVVPSQLADRNLFDFKSLRIDDSATPRFVDVMSL comes from the coding sequence ATGGGCAACCTCTCGGTCAACCAGAACAAACTGCAGAAGCGCCTGCGCCGCCTGGCCGGCGAGGCCGTCACCGATTTCAACATGATCGAGGACGGCGACAAGGTCATGGTCTGCCTGTCTGGCGGCAAGGACAGCTACACCATGCTCGACGTGCTGCTCTATCTGCAGAAGGTCGCGCCGATCAAGTTCGAGATCGTTGCCGTGAACATGGACCAGAAGCAGCCCGGCTTCCCCGAGCACGTTCTGCCCGAGTACCTGAAGTCCATCGGCGTCGAGTATCACATCATCGAGAAGGACACCTACTCGGTGGTGAAGGAGAAGATCCCGGAAGGCAAGACCACCTGCTCGCTGTGCTCGCGCCTGCGCCGCGGCACGCTGTACACCTTCGCCGACGAGATCGGCGCGACCAAGATGGCGCTCGGGCATCATCGCGACGACATCCTGGAAACGTTCTTCCTCAACATGTTCTACGGCGGCACGCTGAAGGCCATGCCGCCCAAGCTACTCTCCGACGATGGACGCAACGTGGTGATCCGCCCGCTGGCCTATTGCAACGAGGCGGACATCGAGGCGTATTCGAAGATGAAGGAGTTTCCGATCATCCCGTGCAACCTCTGTGGTTCGCAGGAAAATCTGCAGCGCCAGGTGGTCAAGGAAATGCTGCAGGAGTGGGAGCGCAAGTCGCCAGGGCGCACCGAAATCATGTTCCGCGCGCTGCAGAACGTAGTGCCTTCGCAACTGGCCGACCGCAACCTGTTCGATTTCAAGAGCCTGCGTATCGACGACAGCGCCACGCCGCGCTTCGTCGATGTGATGAGCCTGTAA
- a CDS encoding DNA-J related domain-containing protein, translating into MDDLSPALDLPDHLLILLQENPAGCSEYELIQQLKRRHSTHVPNLPLTDKLVLFRTHFLVFNALYLLRDRLWANTTGHLQISPLHVQLLPYTSASAGIAEQDALRAYYLDLSNLRNTDEDDVERLLASFWTRMQGSDEKRAALELFELDRSVHPLTLEVIKRRYRQLVGLHHPDRGGSTQRLQSINLAMEILERYYR; encoded by the coding sequence ATGGACGACCTCTCCCCCGCACTGGATCTGCCGGATCACCTGCTCATACTGCTGCAGGAAAACCCCGCAGGCTGCAGCGAATACGAGCTGATTCAACAGCTCAAGCGCCGGCACAGCACGCACGTGCCCAATCTGCCGCTGACCGACAAGTTGGTGCTCTTTCGCACGCACTTTCTGGTCTTCAACGCGCTTTATCTGCTGCGCGACCGACTCTGGGCCAATACTACTGGCCATCTGCAGATCAGCCCGCTGCATGTTCAATTGCTTCCTTATACGAGCGCCAGCGCCGGCATAGCCGAGCAGGACGCCCTGCGCGCGTACTATCTTGATCTCTCCAACCTGAGAAATACCGACGAAGACGACGTCGAGCGCCTGCTCGCAAGCTTCTGGACGCGCATGCAGGGTAGCGACGAGAAGCGTGCTGCGCTGGAGTTGTTCGAACTGGATCGCTCGGTTCACCCGCTTACGCTTGAAGTTATCAAGCGGCGCTATCGTCAGCTGGTCGGCCTCCACCATCCGGATCGCGGCGGCAGCACGCAGCGCCTGCAGTCAATTAATCTGGCGATGGAAATACTCGAGCGCTATTACCGCTGA
- a CDS encoding Yip1 family protein — MINHVWGLFTHPGQEWTEIRGEEETVSHMYLTHVLLLAAIPAISAYIGATQVGWSIGGGEPVKLTQASCMQLAILSYFAMLAGVAVMGGFIHWMARTYDANPTLTQCIVFAAYTATPLFIGGLAGLYPHLWLGMLVGTAAVCYTAYLLYVGLPKFMNIPEDEGFMFSSSVLAVGLVVLVAIIALSVITWGMGIGPVYVR; from the coding sequence ATGATCAATCACGTTTGGGGTTTGTTCACTCACCCTGGCCAGGAGTGGACCGAAATCCGCGGCGAAGAGGAAACCGTCAGCCACATGTACCTGACGCATGTGTTGCTGCTCGCTGCGATTCCGGCGATATCGGCGTACATCGGAGCCACGCAGGTGGGCTGGAGCATCGGTGGTGGAGAGCCAGTCAAGCTGACGCAGGCCAGTTGCATGCAGCTGGCGATACTTTCCTACTTCGCCATGCTGGCTGGCGTTGCCGTGATGGGAGGCTTCATCCACTGGATGGCGCGCACCTACGACGCCAATCCGACACTTACCCAGTGCATCGTCTTCGCCGCTTACACCGCGACCCCACTATTCATAGGCGGGCTTGCCGGACTCTACCCGCACCTGTGGCTCGGCATGCTGGTCGGTACGGCAGCGGTCTGCTACACGGCCTACCTGCTCTATGTGGGCCTGCCTAAGTTCATGAACATCCCCGAAGACGAGGGCTTCATGTTCTCCAGCTCGGTGCTTGCCGTGGGGCTGGTAGTGCTGGTGGCGATCATTGCGCTGTCGGTGATCACCTGGGGCATGGGCATCGGCCCGGTATACGTGCGCTGA
- a CDS encoding Yip1 family protein, whose translation MIPHFVTLLTRPDQAWADIRRDEEKNSSNYLVHLLLWALLPAICMFIGTRYVGWSLVEDERIWLDTRSAFQLSALIYITIIAGTFIMGFFLRWMSRTFDARPTFNQCVGFIAYVITPFFLAGLGALYPTRWIAILVLVAAGAYSTYLLFVGLPTFMRLDNRNTFLYGACTWGVGLLVLVNLKVPMILFWMLALDPTYERDIPQNQSYGFEENRPQEEPGGVDNERRFNERPNE comes from the coding sequence ATGATCCCGCACTTTGTAACATTGCTCACCCGCCCCGATCAGGCGTGGGCCGACATTCGCCGCGACGAAGAAAAGAACAGCTCCAACTACCTTGTCCACTTGCTGCTCTGGGCCCTGCTGCCCGCGATCTGCATGTTCATCGGTACGCGCTACGTGGGCTGGAGCCTGGTGGAAGACGAGCGTATCTGGCTCGACACCCGCAGCGCCTTTCAGCTGAGCGCGCTGATCTACATCACCATCATCGCCGGCACCTTCATCATGGGCTTCTTCCTGCGCTGGATGTCGCGAACCTTCGATGCCCGCCCGACGTTCAACCAGTGCGTCGGCTTCATCGCTTACGTCATCACACCGTTCTTCCTGGCCGGGCTTGGCGCGCTTTACCCGACCCGCTGGATCGCCATCCTGGTGCTGGTGGCCGCGGGGGCGTACTCGACCTACCTGCTCTTCGTAGGCCTGCCGACCTTCATGCGCCTCGACAACCGCAACACCTTCCTCTACGGCGCCTGCACCTGGGGCGTAGGCTTGCTGGTACTGGTCAACCTGAAAGTGCCGATGATCCTGTTCTGGATGCTCGCACTCGACCCAACCTACGAGCGCGATATTCCGCAGAATCAGAGCTATGGCTTCGAGGAGAATCGACCGCAAGAGGAACCGGGTGGCGTGGATAATGAACGCCGCTTCAACGAGCGCCCCAACGAGTGA
- a CDS encoding SprT family zinc-dependent metalloprotease, whose translation MPERLNARVEACYALAEQFFNRRFRRPEVSFKLRGQKAGVAHLQQNLLRFNEQLYRENTEHFLRQTVAHEVAHLVAHQMFGSRIQPHGEEWQLIMRGVYELPPDRCHTYAVQRRAGTRYVYRCSCVDQDFDFTPQRHALVAKGRRYYCRRCKTTLSFTGEQRRE comes from the coding sequence ATGCCCGAGCGTCTCAATGCCCGTGTCGAAGCCTGCTATGCGCTGGCCGAGCAGTTTTTCAACCGACGCTTTCGGCGTCCCGAGGTGAGCTTCAAGCTGCGCGGCCAGAAAGCCGGCGTGGCCCACCTTCAGCAGAACCTGCTTCGCTTTAACGAACAGTTGTATCGGGAGAACACCGAGCACTTCCTGCGCCAGACCGTCGCCCATGAGGTGGCGCATCTGGTCGCCCATCAGATGTTCGGCTCACGGATTCAGCCGCACGGCGAGGAATGGCAGCTGATCATGCGTGGCGTGTACGAGCTGCCACCTGATCGCTGCCATACCTATGCCGTTCAACGTCGAGCTGGCACCCGCTATGTCTATCGGTGCAGCTGCGTGGATCAGGATTTCGACTTTACGCCCCAGCGCCATGCGCTCGTGGCAAAAGGCCGCCGCTACTACTGCCGCCGCTGCAAGACGACATTGTCGTTCACCGGCGAACAGCGCCGCGAATGA
- a CDS encoding MFS transporter translates to MIVDSTHLKRGTPAYRRATLALFCAGFATFALLYCIQPLLPMLAAHFSVSAASSSLALSLTTLSLALCLLISGALAESWGRKPVMAAALGLASLLGLACVLVESWQLLLVLRALLGLALSGLPALAMAYVGEEFEPESLPAAMGLYIGGTALGGMLGRLLSGLLSDLGGWQLALGGIASLGLLALALFVWLLPASRHFRAQPLSLRNLLANFRLHLRNPTLRNLFLQGFLLMGGFVALFNYIGFRLAGAPFGLSSTLIGLLFVVYLAGIFSAGWAGRLVPRFSARRVLRGGVALMLLGVGLCATPWLAAIVLGLALFTLGFFAAHAVASGQVGSHAREARAQASALYLCAYYLGSSVVGYGAGYVWDHAGWLPLMALLAALFVVAGWRARAL, encoded by the coding sequence ATGATTGTCGACAGCACCCACCTCAAACGCGGTACGCCTGCCTATCGGCGCGCGACGTTGGCGCTTTTCTGTGCCGGCTTCGCTACTTTCGCCCTGCTGTATTGCATCCAGCCGTTGCTGCCCATGCTGGCCGCACACTTTTCCGTGTCCGCTGCCAGCAGCAGCCTGGCGCTGTCGCTGACGACGTTGTCGCTCGCGCTTTGCCTGCTGATCTCGGGTGCGCTTGCAGAGAGCTGGGGGCGCAAACCGGTGATGGCGGCCGCGCTCGGCTTGGCCAGCCTGCTTGGGTTGGCCTGCGTGCTGGTGGAGTCCTGGCAACTGCTGCTGGTGTTGCGTGCGTTGCTGGGGTTGGCGCTCAGCGGTTTGCCGGCGCTCGCGATGGCGTATGTCGGTGAAGAGTTCGAGCCGGAGTCGCTGCCTGCTGCAATGGGGCTTTACATCGGTGGCACCGCGCTAGGGGGAATGCTCGGGCGCCTTTTGTCGGGCTTGCTTAGCGATCTGGGTGGCTGGCAGCTGGCCCTTGGTGGCATCGCGTCGCTGGGCCTGCTGGCGCTGGCGTTATTTGTCTGGTTGTTGCCGGCATCCCGGCATTTCAGGGCGCAGCCACTCTCGCTACGTAATCTGTTGGCAAATTTCCGCCTGCATCTGCGCAACCCCACGCTGCGCAACCTGTTCCTGCAGGGGTTCCTGCTGATGGGCGGCTTCGTCGCGTTGTTCAACTACATCGGCTTTCGTCTGGCTGGCGCGCCGTTTGGCCTGTCCTCGACGCTTATCGGTCTGCTTTTCGTGGTCTACCTGGCTGGCATCTTCAGCGCTGGATGGGCGGGGCGCCTGGTGCCACGCTTCAGCGCGCGAAGAGTGTTGCGGGGCGGGGTGGCGTTGATGCTGCTCGGCGTAGGCTTGTGCGCGACGCCCTGGCTGGCGGCTATCGTGCTAGGACTCGCGCTGTTCACCCTCGGCTTTTTCGCCGCGCATGCAGTAGCCAGCGGCCAGGTCGGCAGCCACGCGAGGGAGGCGCGTGCGCAAGCATCTGCACTGTATCTGTGCGCCTATTACCTGGGTTCGAGTGTGGTCGGCTATGGCGCAGGCTACGTCTGGGATCATGCCGGCTGGTTGCCGTTGATGGCGCTGCTGGCGGCGCTGTTCGTCGTTGCTGGCTGGAGGGCGAGGGCGCTCTAA
- the napE gene encoding periplasmic nitrate reductase, NapE protein, translated as MTVTPNDTRPTPTSIKRDETRLFVFLIVFLFPILSVVLVSGYGFIVWIVQMIFGPPGPA; from the coding sequence ATGACAGTAACGCCGAATGACACCCGCCCCACCCCCACCTCGATCAAGCGGGATGAAACCCGCCTCTTCGTCTTTCTGATCGTATTCCTGTTTCCCATCCTTAGCGTCGTGCTGGTGAGCGGCTACGGCTTCATCGTCTGGATCGTGCAGATGATCTTCGGACCGCCAGGCCCGGCGTAA